One Micromonospora sp. WMMD1120 genomic region harbors:
- a CDS encoding TetR/AcrR family transcriptional regulator, with product MGITESGLPRHTALRAVEVSLRDDREDNAAPEILEAAVRAFDEAGYEQASIKHIAELAGTSKSLVTYYFPTKQTLASAVMDLAYPGGVFMGTRRRVDDPLDAILWVAEHVTTNVLYSPLARAAIKLGEQFSGHKGFSGRLSGWHARLTDYLEEARLKHLISPVTDPTVEARFLLCGIVGLVSVAMETGSRLSLIDDAVQITRDRLAVLRVPRDLRTNEGAAVSRVAG from the coding sequence ATGGGCATCACCGAAAGTGGTTTACCCAGGCATACTGCTTTACGAGCGGTCGAGGTAAGTCTGCGTGACGATCGCGAGGACAACGCCGCACCCGAGATCCTCGAGGCCGCGGTTCGCGCTTTCGACGAGGCAGGATACGAGCAGGCGAGCATCAAACACATCGCAGAGCTGGCTGGCACCTCGAAATCGCTGGTCACCTACTACTTCCCCACCAAACAGACGTTGGCGTCCGCGGTAATGGATCTCGCGTATCCCGGGGGCGTCTTCATGGGGACCCGGCGTCGCGTCGACGACCCGCTCGACGCGATCCTGTGGGTTGCCGAGCATGTGACCACAAACGTGCTCTACAGCCCCCTGGCTCGGGCGGCGATCAAACTCGGCGAGCAGTTCTCCGGCCACAAGGGCTTCAGCGGCCGCTTGTCCGGGTGGCATGCCAGGCTCACCGACTACCTCGAAGAGGCCCGGCTCAAGCACCTCATCTCACCAGTGACCGACCCAACTGTCGAAGCGAGGTTCCTCCTGTGCGGCATCGTGGGCCTCGTTAGCGTGGCAATGGAGACTGGGTCACGTCTCTCGCTGATCGACGACGCCGTCCAGATCACCCGCGATCGTCTCGCGGTCCTACGTGTGCCGCGCGACCTCCGCACGAACGAAGGCGCAGCGGTGAGTCGAGTTGCCGGATAA